A region from the Phycisphaerales bacterium genome encodes:
- a CDS encoding 2-oxoacid:acceptor oxidoreductase family protein produces the protein MIEIRIHGRGGQGGVTLAKIIATSRFLHGYSVQAFGLYAAERSGAPLQAFCRYDRQPITNRNLIYEPDHVIVLDATLVGPAITSGLKPDGWILINDPRLPYEFAERFPGYRVATVDATAIARENELGTRSVPIVNTALAGAVARILDFELDSVHEALEHLGFRGSNFSAAEQAHQRVVFVDDIDREGARATHPATPTARVQGIVGGGGAERPAIRTGQWATQQPHRRQWTPPCNHVCPAGNDVQGFLQALARKQTDLALETLLRTTPFPSVCGRVCPAPCMESCNRHALDEGVNVRDLERYAGDQGQVRLEAQPRLPRRIGVIGSGPAGLTAAYHLALLGYAVTLIEAGDDLGGLLRTGIPPYRLPRDVLDREIDRIVSLGIETRLNTRIERRDLYRLTLEFDAVLVATGLQELRSLDLGAGGNGDSVMQGIDFLDRAVRNQIRVDDEAVVIVGGGNTAFDAARSALRLGAASARIVYRRTRQEMPAIKEEIDEAIEEGVQCDYLTLPVRIEPARGGPRRRLICRRMKLGEPDESGRRRPVEVTGSDFAIECDRVLLALGQSPELSIFPEGTVVHDGEDVMGLLETPVYAIGDLAGNDGTVAAAIGSGRRAAMAIHYVFTGQEQPGLTSEAQEVIHANGLRLHLFESQPAHHGMSRPAEERRLDFGEVRATAADPSEAERCLSCGVCNECDRCVTYCPEGVLKRVGHEFIFDYDYCKGCGVCAAECPRGVVVMSRL, from the coding sequence ATGATCGAGATCCGGATTCATGGCCGCGGCGGTCAGGGCGGCGTTACGCTGGCCAAGATCATCGCCACCAGCCGATTCCTGCACGGGTACTCGGTGCAGGCGTTTGGCCTCTACGCAGCCGAGCGCTCGGGCGCGCCGCTGCAGGCCTTCTGCCGCTACGACCGGCAGCCGATCACCAATCGCAACCTCATCTACGAGCCGGATCACGTCATCGTGCTCGACGCCACGCTGGTGGGGCCGGCGATCACCAGCGGGCTCAAGCCCGACGGCTGGATTCTCATCAACGACCCGCGCCTGCCCTACGAGTTCGCGGAGCGCTTTCCGGGCTACCGCGTAGCAACGGTGGATGCGACCGCCATCGCGCGCGAGAACGAACTTGGAACGCGCAGCGTGCCGATCGTCAACACGGCGCTGGCGGGCGCGGTGGCGCGGATTCTTGATTTCGAACTCGACAGCGTGCACGAAGCGCTCGAGCATCTCGGGTTCCGCGGGAGCAACTTCAGCGCTGCCGAGCAGGCGCATCAGCGCGTGGTGTTCGTCGATGACATCGATCGTGAGGGCGCACGGGCGACGCATCCTGCGACGCCGACGGCGCGCGTGCAAGGCATCGTTGGCGGAGGAGGCGCGGAGCGGCCGGCGATCCGCACCGGGCAGTGGGCGACGCAGCAGCCGCACCGGCGGCAGTGGACGCCGCCGTGCAACCACGTGTGCCCGGCGGGCAACGACGTGCAGGGATTCCTGCAGGCGCTGGCGCGCAAGCAGACGGACCTGGCGCTGGAGACGCTGCTGCGCACGACGCCGTTTCCTTCGGTGTGCGGGCGCGTGTGCCCGGCGCCGTGCATGGAGTCGTGCAATCGCCACGCGCTGGATGAAGGCGTGAACGTGCGCGACCTGGAGCGCTATGCGGGCGATCAGGGGCAGGTGCGGCTCGAGGCGCAGCCGCGCCTGCCGCGGCGCATCGGCGTCATCGGCTCGGGGCCGGCGGGGTTGACCGCGGCGTATCACCTCGCGCTGCTCGGGTATGCCGTGACGCTCATCGAGGCGGGTGACGACCTTGGCGGCCTGCTGCGCACGGGCATTCCGCCGTACCGCCTGCCGCGCGACGTGCTCGATCGCGAGATCGATCGCATTGTGAGCCTCGGCATCGAGACGCGGCTGAACACGCGCATCGAGCGGCGCGATCTGTACCGGCTCACTCTGGAATTCGATGCGGTGCTCGTGGCGACGGGCCTGCAGGAACTGCGCAGCCTCGATCTCGGCGCAGGCGGCAACGGCGACTCCGTCATGCAGGGCATCGACTTCCTCGATCGCGCTGTGCGGAACCAGATTCGCGTCGATGATGAAGCGGTGGTGATCGTGGGCGGCGGCAACACGGCGTTCGATGCGGCGCGCTCGGCGCTGCGACTCGGTGCTGCAAGCGCCCGCATCGTGTATCGCCGCACACGGCAGGAGATGCCCGCGATCAAGGAAGAGATCGATGAAGCAATCGAAGAGGGGGTCCAGTGCGACTACCTCACGCTGCCAGTTCGAATTGAGCCGGCGCGCGGCGGCCCGCGTCGCAGACTCATCTGCCGCCGCATGAAGCTGGGCGAGCCGGACGAATCAGGCCGGCGGCGTCCGGTGGAAGTGACCGGTTCCGACTTTGCGATCGAGTGCGACCGGGTGCTGCTGGCGCTGGGCCAGTCGCCTGAACTGTCGATCTTTCCCGAAGGCACGGTGGTGCACGACGGCGAAGACGTGATGGGTCTGCTCGAGACGCCCGTCTACGCCATCGGCGATCTTGCCGGCAACGACGGCACGGTCGCGGCGGCGATCGGCAGCGGGCGGCGCGCGGCGATGGCCATTCACTACGTGTTCACCGGGCAGGAGCAGCCGGGGCTGACTTCTGAGGCGCAGGAAGTGATCCACGCCAACGGGTTGAGGCTGCACCTGTTTGAATCGCAGCCGGCGCATCACGGCATGTCGCGCCCGGCGGAGGAGCGCCGGCTCGACTTCGGCGAGGTGCGCGCGACGGCGGCTGATCCAAGTGAGGCCGAGCGGTGCCTGAGTTGCGGCGTGTGCAACGAGTGCGATCGCTGCGTGACGTATTGCCCCGAGGGCGTGCTCAAGCGCGTGGGGCACGAGTTCATCTTCGATTACGACTACTGCAAGGGGTGCGGCGTGTGCGCTGCCGAGTGCCCGCGTGGCGTGGTGGTGATGTCGCGCCTGTAA
- a CDS encoding site-specific DNA-methyltransferase: MPRPRTAQDASKPALRAVEVAAPGAAAAGAQLVWPGKFDEAGRRRRPQPREGRLEVVRTIGPAGGNRLVHGDFRAALASVPAGSVDFIYVDPPFRTDRDHYLRAGRNGGGAERQTAYADRWDEAAHLNFLDDLVALCRPALRETGSMAVHVDHRASAHARCLLDEHFGAERFINELIWKYGLGNATASRHFLRKHDAILVYGRTSRHYFKKQRGEVTEAQRRKYCHEDELGRYMMSYGKRYDFKGGKPLESVLDIPALAATDAQRCGYPTQKPLRLLEVLIESLCPPGGTVMDPCCGSGTTAVAAQRSGRNWIAIDESDAAIELATRRVEGEVRCGFVVQQILQAT; this comes from the coding sequence ATGCCGCGCCCGCGAACGGCCCAGGATGCGTCGAAACCGGCTCTGCGAGCCGTGGAGGTCGCTGCGCCCGGCGCCGCGGCGGCCGGCGCGCAACTCGTCTGGCCCGGCAAGTTTGACGAGGCCGGCCGGAGAAGGCGGCCGCAGCCGCGAGAAGGTCGCCTCGAAGTGGTCCGGACGATCGGCCCGGCGGGGGGCAACCGGCTCGTGCACGGCGACTTTCGCGCAGCGCTGGCGAGCGTGCCGGCGGGGTCGGTGGATTTCATCTACGTCGATCCGCCGTTCAGAACCGATCGCGATCACTACCTCCGCGCTGGGCGCAATGGGGGCGGGGCCGAGCGGCAGACGGCGTACGCCGACCGGTGGGACGAAGCGGCGCACCTCAACTTCCTCGATGATCTCGTGGCCCTGTGCCGGCCGGCGCTGCGCGAGACGGGCTCGATGGCGGTGCACGTCGATCACCGCGCTTCGGCCCACGCTCGCTGCCTGCTCGACGAGCACTTCGGCGCGGAGCGGTTCATCAACGAACTCATCTGGAAGTACGGCCTGGGCAACGCCACGGCTTCGCGCCACTTTTTGCGCAAGCACGATGCGATTCTCGTTTACGGCCGGACGAGCAGGCACTACTTCAAGAAGCAGCGCGGCGAAGTGACCGAGGCCCAACGCCGCAAGTACTGCCATGAGGATGAGCTCGGCCGGTACATGATGAGTTACGGCAAGCGCTACGACTTCAAGGGCGGCAAGCCGCTGGAATCGGTCCTCGACATTCCCGCGCTGGCGGCGACGGATGCGCAGCGCTGCGGCTATCCGACGCAAAAGCCGCTGCGGCTGCTGGAGGTGCTCATCGAGTCGCTGTGCCCGCCGGGCGGCACAGTGATGGACCCGTGCTGCGGCAGCGGAACGACGGCGGTGGCGGCGCAGCGTTCGGGGCGGAACTGGATCGCGATCGACGAATCAGATGCGGCGATTGAGTTGGCGACGAGGCGGGTTGAGGGCGAGGTGCGGTGTGGGTTTGTGGTGCAGCAGATTCTTCAAGCCACATGA
- a CDS encoding DUF3466 family protein: protein MRRRALFISGILGAFAHCGVARGQGAASYAIVDVGDFGGRSATIPRAINNNGVIAGTTWDAQSNEIRVFVWRNGVVEYLEPLVPGLDARANDINDLDEIAGYSYTALGARHAVKWLADGTPVDLGTLGGEDSGAYGISASGQVVGGADLPVEGSHSFLWEKGRMIDLGDLGRPSGGANAINEVGQIVGASGILPFSSRAFLWENGEMINLGTLPDGSQSIAYDINDVGVIAGEASNSSSLRNAVLWENRIIRNINNPSLGRYTGAYAINASGQVVGYIDVDFTLEQLQSFFYEDPGPMVDLRSLLPAHHTWRQLLVSLDINDHGEIIAYGDRVGGSDYLYHAVLITPVHPTLTLQGPQPGTAGTLNGIRATGCTPGARVHFFYSTTGGGTLVPGCNHTDGVTLQLENPIRAGTATANANGIATLTRFIPGNASNLGEVLIQAVDADNCQISQLVAHQFE, encoded by the coding sequence ATGAGACGACGTGCTCTGTTCATCTCCGGCATTCTCGGAGCATTCGCACACTGCGGCGTAGCGCGCGGCCAAGGGGCCGCGAGCTACGCGATTGTGGACGTGGGAGACTTCGGCGGCCGATCTGCCACGATTCCGCGCGCAATCAACAACAACGGCGTGATTGCTGGAACGACATGGGACGCCCAGAGCAATGAGATTCGCGTCTTCGTCTGGCGCAATGGAGTTGTGGAGTACCTGGAACCGCTCGTGCCCGGGCTCGATGCAAGAGCCAACGACATCAACGACCTCGATGAGATCGCTGGTTACAGCTACACTGCCTTGGGAGCTCGGCACGCTGTGAAGTGGCTGGCTGATGGAACGCCTGTAGACCTCGGCACGCTTGGGGGAGAGGACTCTGGCGCCTACGGGATCAGCGCGTCAGGTCAGGTGGTGGGCGGCGCTGACTTGCCAGTGGAAGGGAGTCATTCCTTTCTTTGGGAGAAGGGCCGGATGATCGACCTCGGCGATCTTGGTCGCCCTAGCGGCGGAGCGAACGCGATCAACGAAGTCGGCCAAATCGTCGGTGCATCAGGCATTCTTCCCTTCAGCTCCCGTGCTTTCCTCTGGGAGAACGGCGAGATGATCAACCTCGGCACGTTGCCTGATGGTTCCCAGAGCATTGCATACGACATCAACGATGTGGGAGTCATAGCGGGCGAGGCGAGTAACTCAAGCAGTCTTCGGAATGCCGTCCTCTGGGAAAATCGCATCATCCGGAATATCAACAATCCATCTCTCGGCCGGTATACTGGCGCCTACGCCATCAACGCGTCAGGCCAGGTAGTCGGCTACATCGACGTGGACTTTACACTCGAGCAGTTACAGAGTTTCTTCTACGAAGATCCCGGTCCGATGGTCGATCTTCGCTCGCTCCTTCCGGCGCATCACACTTGGAGGCAGTTGCTGGTATCGCTCGACATCAACGACCACGGCGAGATCATCGCCTACGGCGACCGTGTTGGCGGGAGCGACTACCTCTATCACGCAGTCCTCATCACCCCCGTCCATCCGACGCTGACACTCCAAGGTCCCCAGCCCGGCACCGCCGGAACACTCAACGGCATCCGCGCCACCGGTTGCACGCCCGGCGCCCGCGTCCACTTCTTCTACAGCACCACCGGCGGCGGTACCCTCGTGCCCGGCTGCAACCACACCGATGGTGTCACCCTCCAACTCGAGAACCCCATCCGCGCCGGCACGGCCACCGCCAACGCAAACGGCATCGCCACGCTGACGCGCTTCATCCCCGGCAACGCCTCAAACCTCGGCGAGGTGCTCATCCAAGCCGTCGATGCCGACAACTGCCAGATCAGCCAACTCGTGGCGCATCAGTTCGAGTAG
- a CDS encoding amino acid permease: MPQPTPNEPAPPALRRDVGVFGATMMGMGSIVGTGVFVSIGIAAGLAGPAVILAIVIAAALAVCNALSSAQLAASYPVSGGTYEYGYRLLIAPAGFTAGWMFLCAKSASAATAALGFAGYLLHGLDASAERWLVPVAAASIAILTIIVLAGVRRANRANIVIVSITLASLTAFVLAGLPTVAQRGSANLTPFFGGAGDSGWDSLRGLLHACALMFVAYTGYGRIATLGEEVRSPRRTIPRAIIMTLILSASLYVAVSVVAVGSLGSAGLSEATQSQAAPLEIAAEHLAWPQVHWIVAIGAMTAMLGVLLNLILGLSRVLLAMGRRRDMPAAVAKISARHSTPFVAVILVGIMIAGLACIGSVKTTWSFSAFTVLIYYAITNLAALRLPAEQRLYPLIFPWGGLVGCVFLAFWVEWQIWVAGLGLIAAGLVWHAVARTLAREPA; the protein is encoded by the coding sequence ATGCCCCAGCCCACGCCGAATGAGCCAGCGCCGCCAGCACTCCGCCGCGACGTCGGGGTGTTCGGCGCGACGATGATGGGCATGGGCTCGATCGTCGGCACCGGCGTGTTTGTCAGCATCGGCATCGCCGCCGGCCTCGCCGGGCCGGCCGTCATCCTCGCCATCGTCATCGCGGCCGCGCTGGCCGTCTGCAACGCCCTGAGCAGCGCCCAGCTCGCGGCCAGTTACCCCGTCAGCGGCGGAACATATGAATACGGCTATCGCCTGCTCATCGCGCCCGCGGGCTTCACCGCCGGCTGGATGTTCCTCTGCGCCAAGAGCGCCTCGGCCGCCACGGCTGCGCTGGGCTTTGCCGGCTACCTGCTCCACGGCCTGGATGCATCCGCCGAGCGCTGGCTCGTTCCCGTCGCCGCAGCGTCCATTGCGATCCTGACGATCATCGTCCTCGCCGGCGTGCGCCGGGCGAATCGGGCCAACATCGTCATCGTCTCGATCACCCTCGCCTCGCTGACGGCGTTCGTCCTCGCGGGGCTGCCCACGGTCGCGCAGCGCGGCAGCGCCAACCTGACGCCGTTTTTCGGCGGCGCCGGCGACAGCGGCTGGGATTCGCTGCGCGGCCTGCTCCACGCCTGCGCGCTCATGTTCGTCGCCTACACCGGCTACGGGCGCATCGCCACGCTGGGTGAAGAAGTCCGCTCGCCGCGCCGGACCATCCCGCGCGCGATCATCATGACGCTCATTCTCTCGGCGTCGCTCTACGTCGCGGTCTCCGTCGTCGCCGTGGGCTCGCTGGGTTCGGCCGGATTGAGCGAGGCGACGCAGTCACAGGCGGCGCCGCTGGAGATCGCCGCCGAGCATCTCGCCTGGCCGCAGGTGCACTGGATCGTCGCGATCGGCGCCATGACGGCCATGCTCGGCGTGCTGCTCAATCTCATCCTCGGCCTGTCGCGGGTGCTGCTGGCCATGGGGCGGCGTCGCGACATGCCCGCGGCGGTCGCGAAGATCAGCGCCCGCCACAGCACGCCCTTCGTCGCCGTCATCCTCGTCGGCATCATGATCGCCGGCCTGGCGTGCATCGGCAGCGTGAAGACGACGTGGTCGTTCAGCGCCTTCACCGTGCTCATCTACTATGCCATCACGAATCTCGCAGCGCTGCGCCTGCCCGCAGAGCAGCGGCTCTACCCGCTCATCTTCCCGTGGGGCGGGCTGGTCGGCTGCGTCTTTCTCGCGTTCTGGGTGGAGTGGCAGATCTGGGTCGCGGGGCTGGGCCTGATCGCCGCAGGGCTGGTCTGGCACGCGGTCGCCCGCACCCTCGCGCGCGAGCCGGCATGA
- the ccsA gene encoding cytochrome c biogenesis protein CcsA, with protein MKSTPVRIVGPVYWVVTFGLLAAVTAMMVWWTPREETMGDVQKVFYIHLPAAINTFVACFVVFIASVMYLLQRRSWWDDLGFAAAKVAVLLASIVLLTGMIWGRSAWGAWWQWTPRLTFSLILWLLYVVYLMIRPSIESSQRRALICAVYGVIAFMDVPLVWLSTKLLPDIHPKSISMAPEMRLTLLAWFVPMTMLAAGLLVASMRINRLQRAASEPAEELDEPRLVPAGGQA; from the coding sequence ATGAAATCGACACCTGTGCGAATCGTCGGCCCGGTCTACTGGGTGGTGACGTTTGGCCTGCTCGCCGCGGTGACCGCCATGATGGTCTGGTGGACGCCGCGCGAGGAGACGATGGGCGACGTGCAGAAGGTGTTCTACATCCACCTTCCCGCGGCGATCAACACGTTCGTCGCCTGCTTCGTGGTGTTCATTGCCAGCGTGATGTACCTGCTGCAGCGCCGCTCGTGGTGGGATGATCTTGGCTTTGCCGCCGCCAAAGTGGCCGTGCTACTGGCGAGCATCGTGCTGCTCACGGGCATGATCTGGGGTCGCAGCGCGTGGGGCGCGTGGTGGCAGTGGACGCCGCGCCTCACCTTCAGCCTGATCCTCTGGCTGCTCTACGTCGTCTATCTCATGATCCGGCCGTCGATCGAGTCGAGCCAGCGGCGGGCGCTCATCTGCGCCGTGTATGGCGTAATCGCATTCATGGATGTGCCGCTCGTGTGGTTGTCCACTAAACTGCTGCCCGACATTCACCCCAAGTCGATCTCGATGGCGCCGGAGATGCGCCTGACGCTGCTGGCGTGGTTCGTTCCGATGACGATGCTTGCGGCGGGCCTGCTCGTGGCGTCGATGCGGATCAACCGGCTGCAGCGGGCCGCGAGCGAACCGGCCGAAGAACTTGATGAGCCGCGCCTCGTGCCGGCAGGAGGTCAGGCGTGA
- a CDS encoding heme exporter protein CcmB: MTRAIRHITMLTLKDLRIEARGRQTIGLVVVLAVLIVVVLALGLGSGGGAGGLTATAILWVAYLFGGVLIFEKTMAVERHDDALAGLLLAPIDRGSIYIAKLLANLVLMFALALVVTPVGIMFFQFDLSVAPGGFALVMAVSMIGYAAVGTLFAALTSSTRLAGGLLAMLVFPITLPVVLISTRVLANLFEHGTSLAGSGLALLIAFDLMFLAASWLVFDVVLEA, encoded by the coding sequence ATGACACGCGCGATCCGCCACATCACGATGCTGACGCTCAAGGACCTGCGCATCGAAGCGCGCGGCCGGCAGACGATTGGACTGGTCGTGGTGCTCGCGGTGCTCATCGTCGTCGTGCTGGCGCTCGGGCTGGGCTCGGGCGGCGGTGCGGGCGGCTTGACCGCTACGGCCATTCTCTGGGTGGCGTACCTGTTCGGCGGCGTGCTCATCTTCGAAAAGACCATGGCCGTCGAGCGCCACGATGACGCCCTGGCCGGCCTGCTGCTGGCGCCGATCGATCGCGGCTCGATCTACATCGCCAAACTGCTGGCCAATCTCGTGCTCATGTTCGCGCTGGCGCTGGTCGTGACGCCGGTGGGCATCATGTTTTTCCAGTTTGATCTTTCGGTGGCGCCAGGCGGCTTTGCGCTGGTCATGGCCGTCAGCATGATCGGCTACGCCGCGGTAGGCACGCTCTTTGCTGCCCTGACCAGCAGCACGCGCCTGGCGGGCGGACTGCTCGCGATGCTCGTGTTCCCCATCACGCTGCCGGTCGTTCTCATCTCGACGCGCGTGCTGGCGAATCTGTTCGAGCACGGCACGTCGCTGGCCGGCAGCGGCCTGGCGCTGCTGATCGCGTTCGATCTGATGTTTCTGGCTGCTTCGTGGCTCGTGTTCGATGTCGTGCTCGAAGCGTGA
- a CDS encoding ABC transporter ATP-binding protein: MTAPLTIQHADTPRFSRAGAIEARSGQSDSGRTLRLAQSESAAALPAVRAVGVHKVLDDRPILRDLTFDVPAGCYAALLGANGAGKTTLLRLLSTLTTPTRGELEIFGRNSRRQGALIRAGIGLIGHQSMLYRDLSALENLVFFGRLHDLSEPGARAMDLLDFVGLVDRAHDPVKTFSRGMVQRVSIARALLHEPRLLLADEPFAGLDAPSVDTVERLMAQLNEQGMAVLLANHDVRQTLRLAERVLVLRKGRLALDAAACELTVEQVLREIEQR; encoded by the coding sequence ATGACGGCTCCACTCACCATCCAGCATGCGGACACCCCGCGGTTCAGTCGAGCCGGGGCGATCGAGGCCCGTTCTGGGCAGTCCGACTCCGGCCGCACACTTCGCCTCGCACAGAGCGAGAGCGCGGCGGCGCTGCCGGCGGTGCGCGCCGTGGGCGTGCACAAGGTGCTCGATGATCGACCGATCCTGCGCGACCTGACGTTTGATGTGCCAGCCGGCTGCTACGCGGCGCTGCTGGGCGCCAACGGCGCCGGCAAGACGACGCTGCTGCGGCTGCTCTCGACGCTCACCACGCCCACGCGAGGCGAACTCGAGATCTTCGGCCGCAACTCGCGCCGCCAGGGCGCGCTCATCCGGGCCGGCATCGGGCTCATCGGCCACCAGTCGATGCTCTATCGAGACCTTTCGGCCCTGGAGAATCTCGTATTCTTCGGCCGGCTTCATGATCTTTCCGAGCCAGGCGCCCGGGCGATGGACCTGCTCGATTTCGTGGGCCTTGTGGATCGGGCGCACGACCCTGTCAAGACATTCAGTCGAGGCATGGTCCAACGGGTTTCCATCGCTCGGGCGCTTCTTCACGAGCCGCGGCTGCTGCTCGCCGATGAGCCGTTCGCCGGGCTCGATGCGCCGTCGGTGGACACGGTGGAGCGACTCATGGCCCAACTCAATGAGCAAGGCATGGCAGTGCTCCTGGCCAACCACGACGTGCGCCAGACCCTGAGGCTGGCCGAGCGCGTGCTGGTTCTGCGCAAAGGGCGGCTGGCGCTCGACGCCGCCGCGTGCGAGCTGACGGTCGAGCAGGTGTTGCGGGAGATCGAGCAGCGATGA
- a CDS encoding heme lyase CcmF/NrfE family subunit: MIPTIGTSILAVATLACMAVIIASLAAVRLQSSRALSAARWGVGAFAACLTAASALLLVALLQSDFRLAYVASYTERALPVGFKFAAFWAGQEGSLLLWGGMIAWMSTIAIVSRRANRGTGEAVTIGVLGAICGFFGALLLFAANPFEVVTGLAPADGKGLNPQLQDLAMIIHPPTLFLGYAGFAIPFAVMIGAMAERRTDARWLTDIRRWVLFSWVTLGAGIMIGAWWAYIELGWGGYWGWDPVENASLLPWLTGTALLHSVIMQDHRGVFKRWNVALVATSFILCIFGTYITRSGVVSSVHSFGESLVGTFFFAFIILLVVGSAAVFAWRWSSLAPQRRLSSMLEREGVVLIANVLLVIMTAITLLGTMWPVISRTFANEMTVGPKFYNNTVAPIGLVLIGLMATAPALVYGHEAGKRLGRSLIGPGIAGAALTAAAALLGVHNIWALLVTLFAAVTVIAVLVHFAHCVRAERAHSGAGALPVAWRLLDSNHRRWGGFVVHLGVALMVIGFAGSSLFPEESTHQVGPGESFQAGRYTLKFNGLEEVPRENYTAVVASIEATLPGGKVVDVSPERRFYDKRPDEPSAQVAVRSNWREDLYLILAGWEAAGKVTAIKVIINPLTMWIWIGSTILVIGSIICMLPRLSKAASAASNGKLTQEGRTKGMTPAANEGSSMRPDDSEDSTTSGGGPRRRQRPATAPAPAAALTRAASSTGDLRTGPAAPASCPS; the protein is encoded by the coding sequence ATGATCCCGACGATCGGCACATCCATCCTCGCCGTGGCGACGCTCGCCTGCATGGCGGTGATCATCGCCAGCCTCGCCGCAGTGCGGCTGCAGTCATCGCGGGCGCTCAGCGCCGCGCGATGGGGCGTGGGCGCCTTTGCTGCGTGCCTCACCGCCGCGAGCGCCTTGCTGCTGGTCGCACTGCTCCAGAGCGACTTCCGGCTCGCTTATGTTGCGTCCTACACGGAGCGGGCTCTGCCCGTGGGATTCAAGTTTGCGGCGTTCTGGGCCGGTCAGGAAGGCAGCCTGCTGCTGTGGGGCGGGATGATCGCCTGGATGAGCACGATCGCGATCGTGAGCCGACGGGCCAATCGCGGCACGGGCGAAGCGGTGACGATCGGCGTGCTCGGCGCCATCTGCGGCTTCTTTGGCGCGCTGCTGCTCTTTGCGGCCAACCCCTTTGAAGTGGTCACAGGCCTCGCGCCCGCCGACGGCAAGGGCCTGAACCCGCAGTTGCAGGACCTGGCGATGATCATCCACCCGCCGACGCTGTTCCTCGGCTACGCCGGCTTTGCCATTCCATTCGCCGTGATGATCGGCGCCATGGCCGAGCGGCGCACCGATGCGCGCTGGCTGACCGACATCCGCCGCTGGGTGCTCTTCTCCTGGGTCACGCTGGGCGCAGGCATCATGATCGGCGCGTGGTGGGCGTACATCGAACTGGGCTGGGGCGGCTACTGGGGCTGGGACCCGGTCGAGAATGCCTCGCTGCTGCCGTGGCTCACGGGTACGGCGCTGCTGCACTCGGTCATCATGCAGGACCACCGCGGCGTGTTCAAGCGCTGGAACGTGGCGCTGGTCGCGACGAGCTTCATCCTGTGCATCTTCGGCACCTACATCACGCGAAGCGGCGTGGTGTCCTCGGTGCACTCGTTCGGCGAGTCGCTTGTGGGCACGTTCTTCTTCGCGTTCATCATTCTGCTCGTCGTCGGCAGCGCTGCGGTGTTCGCCTGGCGCTGGTCGAGCCTGGCGCCGCAGCGTCGGCTGTCGAGCATGCTCGAGCGCGAGGGCGTGGTGCTCATCGCCAACGTGCTGCTCGTCATCATGACGGCCATCACGCTGCTGGGCACGATGTGGCCGGTGATCAGCCGCACGTTCGCGAATGAAATGACGGTTGGGCCGAAGTTCTACAACAACACGGTGGCGCCCATCGGGCTGGTTCTCATCGGCCTGATGGCCACGGCGCCGGCGCTGGTCTACGGCCACGAAGCCGGCAAGCGGCTCGGCCGCAGCCTGATCGGCCCGGGCATCGCCGGTGCGGCGCTGACGGCCGCTGCCGCGCTGCTGGGCGTGCACAACATCTGGGCGCTGCTCGTCACGCTGTTTGCGGCGGTGACCGTCATCGCGGTGCTCGTGCACTTCGCTCACTGCGTTCGCGCCGAGCGAGCACACAGCGGCGCGGGCGCGCTGCCCGTCGCCTGGAGGCTGCTCGACTCGAACCATCGCCGCTGGGGCGGCTTTGTGGTTCACCTGGGCGTCGCGCTCATGGTCATCGGCTTTGCCGGATCGAGCCTCTTCCCCGAGGAGAGCACGCACCAGGTCGGTCCCGGCGAGTCGTTCCAGGCCGGGCGCTACACGCTTAAGTTCAACGGCCTTGAGGAAGTGCCTCGCGAGAACTACACCGCCGTGGTCGCGTCGATCGAAGCGACGCTGCCGGGGGGCAAAGTTGTGGATGTGTCGCCCGAGCGGCGCTTCTACGACAAGCGCCCCGATGAGCCGTCGGCCCAGGTGGCGGTTCGCTCGAACTGGCGCGAAGATCTCTACCTCATCCTCGCCGGCTGGGAAGCGGCCGGGAAGGTGACGGCGATCAAGGTGATCATTAACCCGCTCACGATGTGGATCTGGATCGGTTCGACGATCCTGGTCATCGGTTCGATCATCTGCATGCTCCCGAGACTCAGTAAGGCGGCGAGCGCCGCCTCGAACGGTAAACTCACACAGGAGGGGCGCACGAAGGGCATGACACCTGCGGCCAACGAAGGTTCGTCGATGCGACCAGACGACAGCGAGGACAGCACTACTTCCGGTGGCGGACCACGACGGCGGCAGCGCCCGGCGACGGCGCCGGCGCCTGCAGCCGCGCTCACCAGGGCTGCTTCCTCCACAGGCGATCTGCGCACCGGGCCGGCCGCACCTGCTTCGTGCCCTTCGTGA
- a CDS encoding cytochrome c maturation protein CcmE, which produces MTSIRTKVVIALLVIGGAVVYLVQAGVRTGWVYSMDADAFIEKAEFHSRRVRLTGSVGLENVDCNPGLLYAKFDLVSSGKSLRVEYKGAVPDMFKPGHEVVVEGALDENGVFQSDMLLTKCASKYDPSSPHASEMAEDGADAYGDSDQ; this is translated from the coding sequence ATGACAAGCATCCGAACCAAAGTCGTCATCGCCCTGCTGGTCATCGGCGGAGCGGTGGTCTACCTCGTGCAGGCCGGCGTGCGAACCGGCTGGGTCTATTCGATGGACGCCGATGCGTTCATCGAGAAGGCGGAGTTTCATTCCCGCCGCGTGCGCCTGACGGGCAGCGTGGGTCTGGAGAACGTGGATTGCAACCCGGGCCTGCTGTACGCGAAGTTTGATCTCGTGAGCAGCGGCAAGAGCCTGCGCGTCGAATACAAGGGCGCGGTGCCGGACATGTTCAAGCCCGGCCACGAGGTCGTGGTCGAAGGCGCGCTCGATGAGAACGGCGTATTTCAGTCTGACATGCTGCTGACCAAGTGCGCCAGCAAGTACGACCCGTCGTCGCCGCACGCCAGCGAAATGGCGGAAGACGGCGCCGACGCTTACGGAGACAGCGACCAATGA